In Rhodothermus marinus DSM 4252, a single genomic region encodes these proteins:
- a CDS encoding ATP-dependent DNA helicase — MESLSLRALWGRVRELLARLEQQPGFELRPGQRQMAETVVRAIAEGLPAAIEAGTGTGKTFGYLIPALCAEARVLVSTSTKALQEQLVHKDLPLLGKLLDRPISWALLKGRQNYLCRLKIESGAQEERPVFETRDEAEAFRRLLEWARRSDTDGDLEQFPGRVTPALRELVTMDADGCGGRQCPFYDTCFLMEARRRAERVDVVVVNHALLLQDLMLRARSGGALYLLPEAEVLVIDEAHRLEEMALGALSVYISPYRVERLRRQALRLPGIDHRTRAELEALGLVADELKRQADTALAGRPAAPLTEALSVVLLNLRDRAGVLGDLVGQTMRLQLQRFGGSAQQELQARYEAVLRGLQRLAADAGVITERWRAQAAEHVLYVQRERRHPVVICQPLDAGGTLQQVLFEAFPTVVCTSATLTTLAQPLRRRAAAGEASDGPFAYFRRRTGFPEEGLELIVPAPFDYRRQALLYLPPDPARLDPTRIRDARTQQAYEEALIGEVQALVAASRGRALVLTTSLRMMERLAEALQECGYPVLVQGSAPRARLVRQLKAQASVLVATRAFWEGVDVPGEALSLVVIDRLPFPGREDPYWQARYEQAGDDWFELEALPQALLTLKQGFGRLIRTRTDRGVVALLDGRLQTKYYGRWILDALPPARRVQRIDEVTRFFC, encoded by the coding sequence GTGGAGAGCCTTTCACTCCGAGCGCTGTGGGGGCGCGTACGGGAGTTGCTGGCCCGTCTGGAGCAGCAACCCGGTTTTGAGCTGCGGCCCGGCCAGCGCCAGATGGCCGAGACGGTCGTCCGGGCGATCGCCGAGGGGCTTCCCGCGGCAATCGAGGCCGGAACCGGCACGGGTAAGACGTTCGGCTACCTGATTCCGGCGCTCTGCGCAGAGGCGCGGGTGCTCGTCTCCACCAGCACAAAGGCTCTTCAGGAACAGCTCGTTCACAAGGATCTGCCGCTGCTGGGCAAGCTACTGGATCGGCCGATCTCCTGGGCGTTGCTCAAGGGGCGACAGAATTATCTGTGCCGGCTCAAAATAGAGTCCGGCGCTCAGGAGGAGCGGCCGGTTTTCGAAACGCGGGACGAAGCCGAGGCGTTTCGGCGTTTGCTGGAATGGGCGCGCCGGTCGGATACCGATGGCGATCTGGAGCAATTCCCGGGGCGTGTGACGCCCGCATTGCGGGAACTGGTCACGATGGACGCGGACGGCTGCGGCGGCCGACAGTGTCCGTTCTACGATACCTGTTTTCTGATGGAAGCCCGACGCCGGGCCGAGCGGGTCGACGTGGTGGTAGTCAACCATGCGCTATTGTTGCAGGACCTGATGTTACGGGCGCGGAGCGGCGGGGCGCTCTACCTGCTGCCTGAGGCGGAAGTGCTGGTGATCGACGAGGCGCATCGGCTCGAGGAGATGGCGCTGGGGGCGCTGAGCGTTTACATCTCGCCCTATCGGGTGGAGCGCCTGCGGCGGCAGGCGCTGCGGCTGCCCGGGATCGATCACCGCACGCGGGCCGAACTGGAGGCGCTGGGCCTGGTGGCCGACGAACTGAAGCGCCAGGCCGATACGGCGCTGGCGGGACGTCCGGCCGCGCCGCTGACCGAAGCGCTGAGTGTGGTGCTGCTGAACCTGCGTGACCGGGCCGGCGTGCTGGGGGACCTCGTTGGACAGACGATGCGCCTGCAGCTCCAGCGCTTCGGCGGAAGCGCGCAGCAGGAGTTGCAGGCTCGGTACGAGGCGGTGCTGCGCGGGTTGCAGCGGCTGGCGGCCGATGCCGGTGTGATCACCGAACGCTGGCGTGCGCAGGCGGCCGAGCACGTGCTCTACGTGCAGCGCGAGCGCCGCCATCCGGTCGTGATCTGCCAGCCGCTGGATGCCGGCGGCACGCTTCAGCAGGTGCTGTTCGAGGCGTTTCCCACGGTCGTCTGTACGAGTGCCACGCTGACCACGCTGGCGCAGCCGCTCCGTCGACGCGCGGCGGCGGGCGAGGCGTCCGACGGACCGTTCGCCTACTTCCGACGTCGCACCGGCTTTCCGGAAGAAGGTCTGGAGCTGATCGTGCCGGCGCCGTTTGACTACCGACGGCAGGCGTTGCTGTACCTGCCACCCGATCCGGCCCGGCTGGATCCCACGCGGATTCGAGATGCCCGAACGCAACAGGCTTACGAGGAGGCGCTCATCGGCGAAGTGCAGGCGCTGGTGGCTGCCTCACGGGGACGGGCCCTGGTGCTGACCACCAGCCTTCGCATGATGGAGCGTCTGGCCGAAGCGCTGCAGGAGTGCGGCTATCCGGTACTGGTGCAGGGGAGTGCGCCGCGTGCCAGACTGGTGCGCCAGCTCAAAGCGCAGGCTTCGGTGCTGGTGGCCACGCGCGCCTTCTGGGAGGGGGTCGATGTGCCCGGCGAAGCGCTCTCGCTGGTGGTCATCGATCGGTTGCCTTTTCCGGGGCGGGAAGATCCCTACTGGCAGGCCCGCTACGAACAGGCAGGCGACGACTGGTTTGAGCTGGAGGCACTTCCCCAGGCGCTGCTGACGCTCAAACAGGGGTTCGGACGACTGATCCGCACGCGCACCGATCGGGGCGTGGTGGCGCTGCTGGACGGCCGGCTTCAGACCAAGTACTACGGCCGCTGGATCCTTGACGCATTGCCGCCGGCCCGCCGCGTGCAGCGCATCGACGAGGTGACCCGTTTCTTTTGTTGA
- the thiD gene encoding bifunctional hydroxymethylpyrimidine kinase/phosphomethylpyrimidine kinase, with the protein MNRQIPPVALTIAGSDSGGGAGIQADIKAMQANGVFAASVITAVTAQNTRAVTAAFELPLELIEAQIDAVFEDLPVAAVKTGMLSSAAIIELVARKAEQWQMRPLVVDPVMISKSGYPLLKPDAVATLREALLPLATLVTPNAHEAAHLTGLKIETVEDLYEAARRIKAMGPQAVLVKGGHLSREAVAVDVLFDGERFEEFRAPRIDTPHTHGTGCTYASAIAANLARGFSLVEAVRRAKRYVTEAIRHALPIGGGHGPTHHFYFLESFKGFPIGAEEPEKTAGV; encoded by the coding sequence ATGAACCGACAGATTCCACCGGTGGCACTGACGATCGCCGGAAGCGACTCGGGCGGGGGCGCCGGCATCCAGGCCGACATCAAGGCGATGCAGGCCAACGGCGTTTTTGCCGCCTCGGTCATCACGGCCGTGACGGCGCAGAACACGCGGGCCGTGACGGCCGCCTTCGAGCTACCGCTGGAGCTGATCGAAGCACAGATCGACGCGGTTTTTGAAGACCTGCCGGTGGCGGCCGTCAAGACGGGCATGCTTTCGTCGGCGGCCATCATCGAACTGGTGGCGCGTAAGGCCGAACAATGGCAGATGCGACCGCTCGTGGTCGATCCGGTGATGATTTCCAAAAGTGGCTATCCGCTGCTGAAGCCCGACGCCGTTGCCACGTTGCGCGAGGCGCTGTTGCCGCTCGCCACGCTGGTGACGCCCAATGCGCACGAGGCCGCTCATCTGACCGGCCTGAAGATCGAAACGGTCGAAGATCTCTACGAGGCGGCCCGGCGCATCAAAGCCATGGGGCCGCAGGCCGTGCTGGTGAAGGGCGGGCACCTGAGCCGTGAGGCCGTGGCGGTCGATGTGCTTTTCGACGGCGAGCGCTTCGAGGAATTCCGCGCGCCCCGGATCGACACGCCGCACACGCACGGTACCGGCTGCACCTACGCTTCGGCCATCGCCGCCAACCTGGCGCGGGGATTTTCGCTGGTCGAGGCCGTGCGTCGCGCCAAGCGGTACGTGACCGAGGCGATCCGCCATGCATTGCCCATCGGCGGCGGCCACGGCCCCACGCACCACTTCTATTTTCTGGAATCCTTCAAAGGATTTCCCATCGGCGCCGAAGAACCCGAAAAAACGGCCGGCGTATAA
- a CDS encoding thiamine phosphate synthase: MLPRLLLIADRFTDPHRARVVRRAVTAGVPWVQLRDHRVDPDTFARAAEALVPVLQAENPNLLLSVNTHLEVAQRLGLGLHVGRRGPSVAEARRRLGSGTLLGYSAHDLDAARRAADEGADYLLFSPVFPTASKPGVPAVGLEALAAVCRAVPIPVLALGGITPERVSACLQQGAHGVAVVSAILDASDPEGAVRQFLARTENALHHR, encoded by the coding sequence ATGCTGCCCCGTTTGCTGCTGATCGCCGATCGCTTTACCGATCCGCATCGGGCCAGGGTAGTGCGCCGGGCAGTAACCGCCGGCGTGCCCTGGGTGCAGCTCCGTGACCACCGGGTCGATCCCGACACGTTCGCCCGTGCGGCCGAAGCGCTCGTGCCGGTCCTGCAGGCCGAAAATCCAAACCTGCTGCTCTCGGTCAACACGCACCTGGAAGTGGCGCAGCGTCTGGGGCTGGGACTGCACGTCGGGCGACGCGGTCCCTCGGTGGCCGAAGCCCGGCGGCGACTCGGGTCCGGGACGTTGCTGGGCTACTCGGCGCACGATCTGGACGCGGCCCGTCGGGCTGCTGATGAAGGGGCCGATTATCTGCTCTTCAGCCCGGTTTTTCCCACGGCCAGCAAGCCCGGCGTACCGGCAGTCGGTCTGGAGGCGCTGGCGGCGGTCTGTCGAGCGGTTCCCATTCCCGTACTGGCGCTGGGCGGCATCACGCCCGAGCGCGTCTCGGCCTGCCTGCAGCAGGGTGCCCACGGCGTGGCCGTCGTCTCGGCCATTCTGGACGCTTCGGATCCTGAAGGGGCCGTTCGGCAGTTTTTAGCACGTACCGAAAACGCATTGCACCATCGATAA
- a CDS encoding thiazole synthase: MSMQVVDGKGWQVQVDDEPLRIGPLELHTRLLMGSSGYPNVQTMLDALEAAGAELVTVAIRRINLKDRSEESLLALLERHGYRVLPNTAGCYTAREAVLVAQLAREALETNLIKLEVIGDDETLLPDVEQLLKAARELINDGFVVLAYTNDDPITCRKLADLGCAAVMPLASPIGSGMGLVNPYNLHLIREMIDDVPLIVDAGIGTASDAAMAMELGYDGVLVNSAISQAEHPVLMARAVRHAVEAGRLAFRAGRMPRRFYARPSSPMEGRVGH, translated from the coding sequence ATGAGCATGCAGGTGGTTGACGGCAAGGGCTGGCAGGTGCAGGTGGACGACGAGCCGCTGCGCATCGGGCCGCTGGAACTGCACACGCGGCTGCTGATGGGTTCGAGCGGCTATCCGAACGTGCAGACCATGCTCGATGCGCTGGAGGCGGCCGGGGCCGAGCTGGTGACGGTGGCCATCCGGCGCATCAACCTGAAGGATCGTTCCGAGGAGAGCCTGCTGGCGCTGCTCGAACGGCACGGCTATCGGGTGCTGCCTAACACGGCTGGCTGCTACACGGCCCGCGAAGCTGTGCTCGTGGCGCAACTGGCCCGCGAGGCGCTCGAAACGAACCTGATCAAGCTGGAGGTCATCGGCGACGACGAGACGCTGTTGCCCGACGTGGAGCAACTGCTGAAGGCCGCGCGGGAGCTGATTAACGACGGCTTCGTAGTGCTGGCCTACACGAACGACGATCCGATCACCTGCCGCAAGCTGGCCGATCTGGGTTGTGCGGCCGTCATGCCGCTGGCCTCACCAATCGGAAGCGGCATGGGACTGGTCAATCCCTACAACCTGCACCTGATCCGGGAAATGATCGACGACGTGCCGCTCATCGTGGATGCCGGGATCGGGACGGCCAGCGACGCGGCAATGGCCATGGAGCTGGGCTACGACGGCGTGCTGGTCAACTCGGCCATCTCGCAGGCGGAGCATCCGGTGCTGATGGCCCGCGCCGTCCGCCATGCGGTCGAGGCCGGCCGCCTGGCCTTCAGGGCCGGACGCATGCCGCGGCGCTTCTACGCACGGCCGTCCTCGCCGATGGAAGGGCGCGTCGGACACTGA
- the thiS gene encoding sulfur carrier protein ThiS, with the protein MAETTQTLAIVLNGEPYEVPAGTTVAELLRRLEIDPETARGIAVAVNEEVVRRSQWAELRLQAGDRVEVVTARQGG; encoded by the coding sequence ATGGCCGAAACTACCCAGACCCTGGCGATTGTGCTGAACGGCGAGCCCTACGAGGTGCCCGCCGGCACCACGGTGGCCGAGCTGTTGCGCCGCCTGGAGATCGATCCGGAAACGGCGCGCGGCATTGCCGTGGCGGTAAACGAGGAGGTCGTGCGCCGTTCGCAATGGGCCGAACTCCGGCTCCAGGCAGGCGATCGCGTGGAAGTGGTAACGGCCCGTCAGGGCGGATAA
- the thiO gene encoding glycine oxidase ThiO has product MNTRPVCIVGGGVIGLALGWELARAGKRVLLLERDRVGRAASWVSAGMLAPDAEIQFEEPELYQFSKESLRRWPDYAQALEAASGVSVDLRTEGALMVAPDRDSAEAYRRIYRFAKEQGLNVEWLTGDEALELEPFLAPRLAGAMHAPETYQVDNRRLIEALRVALEKAGGEIREQVAVVAVEPDEVRPAVRTAEGERIEAETVVIAAGAWSGQIEGLGWKPPMRPIKGQVILLTMEPPFGLRYVVRGPDAYLVPKSDGRLIVGATMEEMGFDTRVTAGGLYKLLEGAWELVPGIYDLPVQEIGAGLRPGTRDNRPILGYGAPGIVLATGHYRHGILLTPITAQEVARLILTGETSPWLAPFSPERFLTASTPS; this is encoded by the coding sequence ATGAACACACGGCCGGTTTGCATTGTCGGCGGCGGCGTGATCGGGCTGGCGCTGGGCTGGGAGCTGGCTCGTGCCGGCAAGCGGGTGCTACTGCTCGAGCGGGATCGGGTCGGACGCGCCGCTTCGTGGGTGTCGGCCGGCATGCTGGCGCCCGATGCCGAAATTCAGTTCGAAGAACCCGAGCTCTATCAGTTCAGCAAAGAAAGCCTGCGACGCTGGCCGGACTATGCGCAGGCGCTGGAAGCCGCCAGCGGCGTTTCGGTGGACCTGCGTACCGAAGGGGCACTCATGGTCGCGCCCGACCGCGACAGCGCCGAAGCCTATCGCCGCATCTATCGTTTCGCAAAAGAACAGGGGCTGAACGTCGAGTGGCTCACGGGCGACGAGGCACTGGAGCTGGAACCGTTCCTGGCGCCCCGACTGGCGGGTGCCATGCATGCGCCGGAGACCTATCAGGTGGACAACCGGCGGCTGATCGAGGCGCTGCGTGTGGCACTGGAAAAGGCTGGCGGTGAGATTCGCGAGCAGGTGGCCGTCGTGGCCGTCGAGCCCGACGAGGTGCGACCGGCCGTGCGTACGGCCGAAGGCGAGCGCATCGAGGCTGAAACGGTGGTGATTGCCGCGGGTGCCTGGTCCGGACAGATCGAGGGGCTGGGCTGGAAGCCGCCCATGCGTCCCATCAAGGGCCAGGTGATTCTGCTCACGATGGAGCCGCCGTTTGGCCTGCGCTACGTGGTACGCGGCCCTGATGCCTATCTGGTGCCCAAAAGCGACGGCCGTCTGATCGTGGGCGCCACCATGGAGGAGATGGGCTTCGACACGCGCGTGACGGCCGGCGGACTCTACAAGCTGCTCGAAGGGGCCTGGGAGCTGGTGCCCGGCATTTACGATCTGCCCGTGCAGGAGATCGGGGCCGGGTTGCGTCCGGGCACGCGCGATAATCGGCCCATTCTGGGCTACGGGGCGCCCGGCATCGTGCTGGCTACTGGACACTATCGCCATGGCATTCTGCTGACGCCCATCACGGCGCAGGAGGTGGCCCGCCTGATCCTCACCGGAGAAACTTCCCCGTGGCTGGCTCCGTTTTCACCCGAGCGATTCCTGACGGCTTCGACCCCTTCGTAA
- a CDS encoding NAD(P)/FAD-dependent oxidoreductase, with amino-acid sequence MQPSSRIAIVGAGLAGACAAFALHRHAHVEVFEATEAADQAFRAAGGLFHPLMTRRARPNWQHDAALEALERLLAAVGDRVPVRRGLLRVAFSEKQAQDFREAARTYPHFVQWLAPEEAKERFPQVQAPYGALWIPQGGAVSAARLIEVLLEQSGVPIHRPVRVVDWKEEPDGVRLHTDRGAVHRFDYAILAPGYGYQAHPELARLPFQAVKGQVICLQRPPSLDTLPLVLANVHLAPYGDQVFVGSTYEPAFTDLAPSEAQTRWLLDEAARWVPEVSRSTVVAALTGVRVIRPHRPLPVLSPLPGRRRLWLFSALGSRGLLYAPLLASWLPEVLERPERLPEAVRLD; translated from the coding sequence ATGCAACCTTCATCCAGAATTGCCATCGTCGGGGCCGGTCTGGCCGGTGCCTGCGCGGCGTTCGCGTTGCACCGACACGCTCACGTAGAGGTGTTCGAGGCCACCGAGGCAGCCGACCAGGCCTTTCGGGCGGCCGGGGGCTTGTTTCATCCGCTTATGACGCGTCGGGCGCGCCCCAACTGGCAGCATGACGCGGCGCTGGAAGCGCTGGAGCGGCTGCTGGCCGCCGTGGGCGACCGGGTGCCCGTCCGCCGGGGACTGCTGCGCGTGGCCTTTTCCGAAAAGCAGGCGCAGGACTTCCGGGAGGCTGCCCGCACCTATCCGCACTTCGTGCAGTGGCTGGCACCCGAGGAGGCGAAGGAACGCTTCCCGCAGGTGCAGGCCCCTTATGGGGCACTCTGGATTCCGCAGGGCGGTGCCGTTTCGGCTGCCCGGCTCATCGAAGTGCTGCTGGAACAAAGCGGCGTACCGATACACCGACCGGTCCGCGTCGTGGACTGGAAAGAGGAGCCCGACGGCGTGCGCCTGCATACCGATCGGGGCGCAGTGCACCGGTTCGACTATGCGATCCTGGCGCCCGGCTACGGCTACCAGGCGCATCCCGAGCTGGCCCGGCTGCCATTTCAGGCCGTCAAAGGACAGGTGATCTGTCTGCAGCGGCCTCCTTCGCTCGATACCCTGCCGCTGGTGCTGGCCAATGTGCACCTGGCACCTTACGGCGATCAGGTTTTCGTGGGGAGCACCTACGAGCCGGCGTTCACAGACCTGGCGCCTTCCGAGGCGCAGACCCGCTGGCTGCTGGATGAAGCCGCCCGCTGGGTGCCGGAAGTTTCCCGAAGCACCGTCGTCGCGGCGCTGACGGGCGTGCGCGTGATTCGTCCGCATCGTCCATTGCCCGTACTCAGCCCGCTGCCCGGCCGACGGCGCCTCTGGTTGTTCTCGGCGCTGGGTTCGCGGGGGTTGCTCTATGCGCCGCTGCTGGCTTCCTGGTTGCCGGAAGTGCTCGAACGCCCGGAACGTCTGCCCGAGGCGGTACGTCTGGACTGA
- a CDS encoding class I fructose-bisphosphate aldolase, translating to MAEVTISRIAELLGDEAEYLLEHKCTTIPKELLHLPGPDFVDRVWKDSDRNPRVLRAMQELFNTGRLAGTGYLSILPVDQGIEHSAGASFAPNPIYFDPENIVKLAIEGGCNAVATTFGVLGAVARKYAHKIPFILKLNHNELLSYPNTYDQVLFARVKDAWNMGCVGVGATIYWGSPESRRQLQEISEAFSYAHELGMVTILWCYLRNNAFKVNGVNHETAADLTGQANHLGVTIEADIIKQKLPTHNGGYKALNTGSSSYGKLDERIYTELSTDHPIDLTRYQVANCYMGRCGLINSGGASKGKDDLRDAVRTAVINKRAGGMGLISGRKAFQRPMKEGVELLHAIQDVYLNPEVTIA from the coding sequence ATGGCAGAAGTTACCATTTCGCGCATCGCCGAACTCCTGGGCGACGAAGCCGAGTACCTGCTCGAACACAAGTGTACCACGATTCCCAAAGAGTTGCTGCACCTGCCGGGTCCGGATTTCGTCGATCGCGTCTGGAAGGACTCGGACCGTAACCCGCGGGTGCTGCGCGCCATGCAGGAACTGTTCAACACGGGACGGCTGGCCGGAACGGGCTATCTGTCCATCCTGCCGGTCGATCAGGGCATCGAGCACAGCGCCGGTGCCAGCTTTGCGCCGAACCCGATCTACTTCGATCCGGAAAACATCGTCAAACTGGCCATTGAGGGCGGCTGCAACGCGGTGGCCACCACGTTCGGCGTGCTGGGAGCCGTCGCCCGCAAATATGCCCACAAGATTCCGTTCATTCTCAAGCTCAATCACAACGAGCTGCTCTCCTACCCGAACACGTACGACCAGGTCCTGTTTGCCCGCGTCAAGGATGCCTGGAACATGGGCTGCGTGGGCGTCGGGGCCACTATCTACTGGGGCTCGCCGGAGTCGCGACGCCAGTTGCAGGAGATCAGTGAAGCGTTCTCCTACGCCCACGAGCTGGGCATGGTGACGATCCTGTGGTGCTATCTTCGCAATAATGCCTTCAAAGTCAACGGCGTCAACCACGAGACGGCCGCCGATCTGACAGGCCAGGCCAATCATCTGGGCGTAACGATTGAGGCCGACATCATCAAGCAGAAGCTGCCCACCCACAACGGCGGCTACAAGGCACTCAACACGGGCAGCAGCAGCTACGGTAAGCTGGACGAACGCATTTACACGGAGCTGAGCACCGACCATCCGATTGACCTGACGCGCTATCAGGTGGCCAACTGCTACATGGGACGCTGCGGTCTGATCAACTCGGGCGGTGCCTCGAAGGGCAAAGACGACCTGCGGGATGCCGTGCGTACGGCCGTCATCAACAAGCGGGCCGGCGGGATGGGCCTGATCTCCGGCCGCAAGGCGTTCCAGCGTCCCATGAAGGAAGGCGTCGAGCTGCTGCATGCCATCCAGGACGTGTATCTGAATCCGGAAGTCACCATCGCCTGA
- a CDS encoding ATP-binding protein translates to MALPNTTPADASVVYPDWVRELARRYFTKTVNQFILHGNVRDLVPLVEADQVRYVPLRDFLRDDLFAPRDLVLFYDRSAGLQFARPDMRQDFLRALEGFDHLHGTNYTRQIPRDPVRVFALLERYFRLRLAEGRRIACVIDYAETIVPMAEGAFSSSEDRDALVFLLKWSHDPLFLKSDFTICLITENLTDLHRQLVQNPYTAAIRIPLPDEAERRRFIEAYLGDQTETFRARSEMSPAVLAHHTAGLNLVQLRTILADVLENHTRLTFERLSATKKAFIEAEAYGLLEFIETNYNLDMVAGHRQAKALLRAAAEALRQGRYDVLPMGYLVTGPVGTGKTFLITCFAGEIGIPMVRFKNFRSQWQGVTEGNLEKILNLLEAMTPVAVMIDEADAALGHREAEGDSGVSKRVFAQIASFMSNPAHRGRILFFLLTARPDLMPVDLKRQGRAEEHIALFYPDTREERDELLQVMLRRTGIELSLDEVPDVLRNGERSFSGAELEALLTRARFRAAARGLAQVTPELLQEVVDDFLPPTYPLEIELQTLVAALECTSRTLLPESLRTMDREAMAARVETLKQLLQMR, encoded by the coding sequence ATGGCGCTGCCCAACACCACACCCGCCGACGCCTCGGTCGTTTATCCCGACTGGGTACGTGAACTGGCCCGCCGCTACTTTACGAAAACTGTCAACCAGTTCATCCTCCACGGCAACGTGCGGGATCTGGTCCCGCTGGTCGAGGCCGATCAGGTGCGCTACGTGCCACTGCGCGACTTTCTGCGGGACGATCTGTTTGCGCCGCGCGATCTGGTGCTCTTCTACGACCGCTCGGCCGGATTGCAGTTCGCCCGTCCGGACATGCGCCAGGATTTCCTCCGGGCGCTGGAAGGCTTCGACCACCTGCACGGCACGAACTACACGCGCCAGATTCCACGCGATCCGGTGCGCGTCTTTGCGTTGCTGGAACGCTACTTCCGCCTGCGCCTGGCCGAAGGCCGACGCATCGCCTGCGTGATCGACTACGCCGAGACGATCGTCCCCATGGCCGAAGGCGCCTTCTCCAGCAGCGAAGACCGCGACGCGCTGGTCTTCTTGCTCAAGTGGTCCCACGATCCGCTGTTTCTGAAAAGCGACTTCACGATCTGCCTGATCACGGAGAATCTGACCGATCTGCACCGTCAGCTCGTGCAGAATCCCTACACGGCGGCCATTCGGATTCCGCTGCCCGACGAAGCCGAGCGGCGTCGGTTCATCGAAGCGTATCTGGGCGATCAGACCGAGACGTTCCGCGCGCGCTCCGAGATGTCGCCGGCCGTGCTGGCCCATCATACGGCCGGGCTGAACCTGGTGCAACTGCGGACCATCCTGGCCGACGTGCTGGAAAACCACACGCGGCTGACCTTCGAACGCCTTTCGGCCACCAAAAAGGCCTTTATCGAAGCCGAGGCCTACGGCCTGCTGGAATTCATCGAAACCAATTACAACCTGGACATGGTGGCGGGGCACCGGCAGGCCAAAGCGCTGCTGCGGGCCGCCGCCGAAGCGCTGCGCCAGGGGCGCTACGACGTGCTTCCCATGGGCTATCTGGTGACCGGTCCGGTCGGCACCGGCAAGACGTTCCTGATCACCTGCTTCGCCGGAGAGATCGGCATCCCCATGGTCCGCTTCAAGAACTTTCGTTCTCAGTGGCAGGGCGTGACCGAGGGCAACCTGGAAAAAATCCTGAACCTGCTGGAAGCCATGACGCCGGTGGCTGTCATGATCGACGAAGCCGATGCGGCGCTGGGCCATCGGGAAGCCGAGGGCGACTCGGGCGTCTCGAAGCGCGTATTTGCCCAGATTGCCTCGTTCATGAGCAATCCGGCCCATCGGGGACGCATCCTGTTCTTCCTGCTGACGGCTCGCCCCGATCTGATGCCGGTCGACCTGAAACGCCAGGGCCGCGCCGAAGAACATATCGCCCTGTTCTACCCCGACACCCGGGAAGAGCGCGACGAACTGCTGCAGGTGATGCTCCGACGTACGGGCATCGAGCTGTCGCTGGACGAAGTGCCGGACGTGCTGCGCAACGGCGAGCGGTCGTTCAGCGGTGCCGAGTTGGAAGCGCTGCTGACACGGGCCAGATTCCGGGCGGCCGCCCGGGGACTGGCACAGGTCACGCCGGAATTGCTCCAGGAGGTGGTGGACGACTTTCTGCCGCCCACCTACCCCCTGGAGATCGAACTGCAGACGCTGGTTGCCGCACTGGAATGCACCAGCCGCACCCTGCTTCCCGAATCCCTGCGCACTATGGACCGGGAAGCCATGGCCGCACGCGTAGAGACGCTCAAGCAGCTGCTGCAAATGCGCTGA
- a CDS encoding type II toxin-antitoxin system Phd/YefM family antitoxin, whose translation MYSTKGIEAVATITELRSKTSELVEHAKNIERGILIQKNNEPYAVLISYDLYLKLLGEQVEPVQTTRRRRGRKKESTNGSEGQQQ comes from the coding sequence ATGTATAGCACGAAAGGAATTGAGGCGGTTGCTACGATCACGGAACTGCGCTCGAAGACATCCGAGCTGGTGGAGCACGCCAAAAATATCGAGCGGGGGATTCTGATTCAGAAGAACAACGAACCCTATGCGGTGCTCATCAGCTACGACCTGTATCTGAAGCTGCTGGGCGAACAGGTGGAGCCTGTGCAGACGACGCGCCGTCGCCGCGGTCGGAAGAAGGAGAGCACGAACGGCAGCGAAGGGCAGCAGCAATAA